One region of Rhizobium sp. WYJ-E13 genomic DNA includes:
- a CDS encoding sugar ABC transporter ATP-binding protein: protein MERKGRSVVSETDGLVSHPVLRAEGMSKRYGPVTVLQEVTLDILPGEIHAIIGENGAGKSTFMRLLSGYAEPTAGTLSMGGRRVGFSTPEQAQEAGIVLVHQEILLADALTVAENLFLGRELMRHGLVDDRMMRRLAVEKLHDLGCHVSPNALVRDISLADRQLVQIARALLDDYRLVIFDEPTAVLTGDEVERLLAIILQLKEQGAAVLYISHRLDEVQRLADKVTVLRDGKMVGTYPGHSLTQMDMARLMVGRDLAALYPEKTVKPALQAMLEVQDLSVPGFASDITFTAHKGEVLGFAGMIGAGRTEVFEGIMGLRPAAGTVKLQGRAIDIRRPRAAMDAGIGYLTEDRKGKGLLLQERLAPNLTLSALGRFHPGLMMRRRREQSALVEAVNTYDIRLKSYAVKAGQLSGGNQQKLLLAKVLLTDPSVVVIDEPTRGIDIANKAQIYAFIERLVAEGRTCIVISSEMQELIGICDRILVMREGRITGEVTGEKMTEHEIALLATSKTTVAAKQGGRQ from the coding sequence ATGGAGAGGAAGGGGAGGAGCGTGGTGTCCGAGACCGACGGCCTTGTCTCTCATCCGGTCCTTCGTGCAGAGGGCATGTCGAAGCGGTACGGACCGGTCACCGTACTCCAGGAAGTCACGCTCGATATCTTGCCCGGCGAGATCCATGCCATCATCGGCGAGAACGGCGCCGGCAAGTCGACATTCATGCGGCTCCTTTCCGGTTATGCCGAACCCACTGCAGGAACGCTGTCGATGGGCGGCCGCAGGGTCGGCTTCTCAACGCCTGAGCAGGCGCAGGAAGCGGGTATTGTCCTGGTGCACCAGGAGATCCTGCTTGCGGACGCCCTGACCGTCGCCGAAAATCTTTTCCTCGGCCGTGAACTGATGCGTCATGGCCTGGTCGATGATCGGATGATGCGGCGCCTGGCCGTCGAAAAACTTCACGACCTTGGATGTCACGTATCGCCAAACGCTTTGGTGCGTGACATCTCGCTTGCGGATCGCCAGCTCGTGCAGATCGCGCGCGCACTCCTCGACGACTACAGGCTTGTCATTTTCGATGAGCCGACCGCAGTCTTAACGGGTGACGAGGTCGAGCGACTGCTTGCCATCATTCTGCAGCTGAAGGAGCAAGGAGCAGCCGTGCTCTACATCAGCCATCGCCTCGATGAAGTCCAGCGGCTTGCCGACAAGGTGACGGTGCTCAGAGACGGCAAGATGGTCGGCACATATCCCGGTCATAGCCTGACGCAGATGGACATGGCGCGGCTGATGGTCGGGCGCGATCTCGCCGCGCTTTATCCCGAAAAGACCGTAAAGCCAGCCCTGCAGGCGATGCTTGAAGTCCAGGATCTCAGCGTTCCCGGCTTCGCAAGCGACATCACGTTTACCGCCCACAAAGGCGAGGTCCTCGGATTTGCCGGCATGATCGGTGCCGGTCGCACCGAAGTGTTCGAGGGCATCATGGGCTTGCGCCCTGCTGCCGGAACCGTAAAATTGCAAGGCAGGGCGATTGACATCAGGCGCCCCCGAGCAGCGATGGATGCCGGCATCGGTTACCTGACCGAGGATCGCAAAGGCAAGGGCCTGCTGCTGCAGGAGCGGCTTGCGCCGAACCTGACGCTGTCCGCCCTCGGCAGATTTCACCCCGGCCTTATGATGCGCCGCCGCCGTGAGCAGAGCGCGCTCGTCGAAGCCGTCAACACCTACGACATCCGCCTGAAAAGTTACGCCGTCAAGGCAGGCCAGCTTTCCGGCGGCAACCAGCAGAAGCTTCTGCTCGCCAAGGTGCTTCTCACCGATCCTTCGGTCGTGGTCATCGACGAGCCGACGCGCGGGATCGACATCGCGAACAAGGCCCAGATCTACGCCTTCATCGAGCGCCTCGTCGCAGAAGGCAGGACCTGCATCGTCATCTCGTCCGAAATGCAGGAGCTGATCGGGATCTGCGACCGGATTCTTGTGATGCGGGAGGGACGCATCACGGGGGAGGTGACGGGCGAGAAAATGACGGAACATGAGATTGCGCTTCTTGCCACCAGCAAAACGACGGTTGCGGCGAAGCAGGGAGGAAGACAATGA
- a CDS encoding substrate-binding domain-containing protein, producing MSRKWIAALAVSTVLLAGQALSADKKVVAVSIPAADHGWTAGIVYHAQAAAKEVNAAFPNVEVVVKTSPSATAQVSALEDLSAGRKLDALVILPYTSEELTTPVKAVKDAGTFITVVDRGLNDQSIQDLYLAGDNIAVGRNTAKFMIDKLGGKGNLVILRGIPTVIDDERIQGFQDAIKGTDLKVLDIQYANWNSDDAFKLMQDYLAKYPQIDAVWANDDDMLLGVLEAVKESGRKDIKLALGGNGMKDIVKKVIDGDPMTPVETPYPPAMIKTAIYMTVANIVGQAPVRGTVKLDAPLITQENAKEYYFPDSPF from the coding sequence ATGTCTAGAAAATGGATTGCGGCCCTGGCCGTCAGTACGGTGTTGCTCGCCGGCCAAGCCCTTTCGGCAGATAAGAAGGTTGTCGCCGTGTCGATCCCGGCAGCCGATCATGGCTGGACGGCGGGCATCGTCTATCACGCACAGGCTGCCGCCAAGGAAGTCAATGCCGCCTTTCCGAATGTCGAGGTCGTCGTGAAGACTTCGCCCTCGGCGACGGCGCAGGTGAGCGCGCTTGAAGATCTTTCCGCAGGACGCAAGCTCGATGCGCTGGTCATCCTGCCCTATACGTCGGAGGAATTGACGACGCCGGTCAAGGCGGTCAAGGATGCCGGCACCTTCATCACCGTCGTGGATCGCGGCCTCAACGACCAATCCATCCAAGACCTCTACCTTGCCGGCGACAACATCGCAGTTGGCCGCAATACGGCGAAATTCATGATCGACAAGCTCGGCGGCAAAGGCAACCTCGTCATCTTGCGCGGCATTCCGACCGTCATCGACGATGAGCGCATCCAGGGCTTTCAGGATGCAATCAAGGGAACCGATCTCAAGGTTCTGGACATCCAGTATGCGAACTGGAACAGTGATGACGCCTTCAAGCTGATGCAAGACTATCTTGCCAAATACCCGCAGATCGACGCTGTCTGGGCAAATGACGACGACATGCTTCTTGGCGTGCTCGAGGCCGTCAAGGAATCGGGTCGCAAGGACATCAAGCTTGCCCTCGGCGGCAATGGCATGAAGGACATCGTCAAGAAGGTCATCGACGGCGATCCGATGACGCCGGTCGAGACACCTTATCCGCCCGCCATGATCAAGACCGCCATCTACATGACCGTTGCCAATATTGTCGGCCAGGCGCCGGTGCGAGGCACTGTCAAGCTGGATGCGCCGCTGATCACGCAGGAGAATGCGAAGGAATACTATTTCCCCGACTCTCCGTTCTGA
- a CDS encoding APC family permease: protein MTDIVDAGVAAGTEGKLIRALDWKGAFWVAAGVPPLVLFSLGGIAGTTGKLAFVVWIISMIMGFLQSFTYAEIAGMFGNKSGGASVYGATAWLRYSKFIAPLSVWCNWFAWSPVLSLGCAIAAGYILNAFFPIPAADSQAVLAWISAHAASITADSPRVAEYIAAHAGTSPEDAVKALLSADGVAALTPAIRSWSLVTFSIPFLATANINATFFIGGILMLIIFAIQHRGISETASVQKWLAIIVLVPLLIIGLYPIISGQIVSANVTGLVPPTAAYAGSDGTWSNGGWTLFLGGLYIAAWSTYGFETAVCYTRELKNPKTDTFKAIFYSGLACCLFFFLVPFTFQGVLGHAGMLAPGIVDGTGVAEALGGLIGAGRIVTQLLVVLMIMALFLAIMTAMAGSSRTLYQGSKDGWLPKYLDHVNENGAPTRAMWTDFAFNLFLLAIASDAGGYFFVLAVSNVGYIIFNFLNLNSGWIHRMDSGHVERPWKAPTWLIGVNTVLAFVNALFLGAGAKVWGYANALWVGFIFAALILPVFAYRHYVRDGGKFPPGAMEDLGLVGQDLGVKKAGMLPYLALAAGLAIVLIANWIFQLPA from the coding sequence ATGACGGATATCGTGGACGCCGGCGTTGCCGCCGGCACCGAAGGTAAACTTATACGCGCGCTTGACTGGAAGGGCGCGTTCTGGGTGGCAGCCGGCGTGCCGCCGCTAGTTCTCTTCTCCCTTGGCGGTATTGCAGGTACGACCGGCAAGCTTGCCTTTGTCGTCTGGATCATCTCGATGATCATGGGCTTCCTGCAATCTTTCACCTATGCCGAAATCGCCGGCATGTTCGGCAACAAGTCGGGCGGCGCCTCGGTCTATGGTGCCACGGCCTGGCTGCGTTACTCGAAATTCATCGCGCCGCTGTCCGTCTGGTGCAACTGGTTTGCCTGGTCGCCGGTGCTTTCGCTCGGCTGCGCCATTGCGGCCGGATATATTCTCAATGCCTTCTTCCCGATCCCGGCTGCGGATTCGCAGGCGGTCCTCGCCTGGATCAGCGCGCATGCCGCTTCGATTACGGCCGATAGCCCCCGCGTCGCCGAATATATTGCTGCCCATGCCGGCACTTCGCCCGAGGATGCAGTCAAGGCGCTGCTGAGTGCTGACGGTGTCGCCGCGCTGACGCCGGCAATCCGCAGCTGGTCACTCGTCACTTTCAGCATTCCTTTCCTCGCCACCGCCAATATCAACGCCACCTTCTTCATCGGCGGCATCCTGATGCTGATCATTTTTGCGATCCAGCATCGCGGCATCTCCGAAACGGCGAGCGTCCAGAAATGGCTGGCGATCATCGTGCTGGTGCCGCTGCTTATCATTGGTCTCTATCCGATCATCAGCGGCCAGATCGTCAGCGCCAACGTCACCGGGCTGGTTCCGCCGACGGCCGCCTATGCCGGCTCCGATGGTACTTGGAGCAATGGCGGCTGGACGCTCTTCCTCGGCGGTCTCTATATCGCCGCCTGGTCGACCTACGGTTTCGAGACCGCCGTCTGCTATACGCGCGAACTGAAGAACCCGAAGACGGACACATTCAAGGCGATCTTCTATTCCGGCCTTGCCTGCTGCCTGTTCTTCTTCCTCGTACCTTTCACCTTCCAGGGTGTGCTCGGTCATGCGGGCATGCTGGCGCCCGGTATCGTCGACGGCACGGGCGTCGCCGAAGCACTCGGCGGACTGATCGGCGCCGGCCGCATTGTCACCCAGCTTCTCGTCGTGCTGATGATCATGGCGCTTTTCCTCGCCATCATGACGGCCATGGCAGGCTCCTCGCGCACGCTCTACCAGGGCTCGAAGGATGGCTGGCTGCCGAAATATCTCGACCATGTCAATGAAAACGGCGCCCCGACCCGGGCGATGTGGACAGACTTTGCCTTCAATCTTTTCCTTTTAGCGATCGCGTCCGATGCCGGCGGCTACTTCTTCGTGCTTGCCGTCTCCAATGTCGGCTACATCATCTTCAACTTCCTGAACCTGAATTCAGGCTGGATCCATCGCATGGATTCCGGTCATGTCGAGCGCCCCTGGAAGGCCCCCACCTGGCTGATCGGCGTCAATACCGTGCTTGCCTTCGTCAACGCTCTCTTCCTCGGCGCCGGCGCCAAGGTCTGGGGCTATGCCAATGCGCTCTGGGTCGGCTTCATCTTCGCCGCGCTTATCCTGCCGGTTTTCGCCTATCGCCACTATGTGCGCGACGGCGGCAAGTTCCCGCCCGGCGCCATGGAAGACCTGGGGCTCGTCGGCCAGGACCTCGGCGTCAAGAAGGCTGGCATGCTGCCGTACCTCGCACTGGCCGCAGGTCTCGCCATCGTGCTGATTGCCAACTGGATCTTCCAATTGCCGGCTTAA
- a CDS encoding ABC transporter permease codes for MSVITGSTPVRPEREWNIGWSDVGPFLALVALLLIGFSINQDFLSATNLSNVITRSAFIAIIAVGATFVISSGGLDLSVGSMAAFITGITIMFMNRMAADWGVLAIPAGMAIALVVGLLCGLMNGLIVTVGKIEPFIATLGTMGIFRALITYMSDGGTIPIDRSLRDAYRPVYFGTFGGIPFPILISIAVAAIASFILYKMKYGRKCAAVGANEDVARYSGISIIKTRTIAYAIQGVCVAIAAICYVPRLGAATPTTGVLWELQVITAVVIGGTALRGGKGHVWGTVAGAVILELIANLMVLSDFVSEYLVAGVQGVIIIIAMLIQRFSK; via the coding sequence ATGAGTGTGATTACGGGTTCGACGCCGGTTCGGCCGGAGCGGGAATGGAATATCGGCTGGTCGGATGTCGGTCCGTTCCTTGCGCTTGTGGCGTTGCTGCTGATCGGGTTTTCGATCAACCAGGATTTCCTCTCGGCGACCAATCTCAGCAATGTGATCACGCGAAGCGCCTTCATCGCAATCATCGCCGTCGGTGCGACCTTCGTCATTTCGTCCGGCGGACTGGATCTTTCAGTCGGTTCGATGGCCGCATTCATCACCGGCATAACCATCATGTTCATGAACAGGATGGCTGCCGACTGGGGTGTCCTGGCAATTCCCGCCGGCATGGCCATCGCGCTTGTCGTCGGGCTCCTCTGCGGGCTGATGAACGGGCTCATCGTTACCGTCGGAAAGATCGAGCCCTTCATCGCGACCCTCGGTACCATGGGGATCTTCCGCGCCCTCATCACCTATATGTCGGATGGCGGGACGATCCCGATCGATCGCAGCCTCCGCGACGCCTATCGGCCTGTCTATTTCGGGACCTTTGGCGGTATTCCCTTTCCGATCCTCATTTCGATTGCCGTTGCCGCCATCGCATCCTTCATCCTCTACAAGATGAAATATGGCCGCAAATGCGCTGCCGTTGGCGCGAATGAGGATGTCGCCCGCTACTCAGGCATTTCCATCATCAAGACGCGCACGATCGCCTACGCGATCCAGGGCGTATGCGTTGCGATCGCCGCGATCTGCTATGTGCCGCGCCTCGGAGCAGCGACGCCGACCACCGGCGTGCTGTGGGAATTGCAGGTCATCACTGCGGTCGTCATCGGCGGAACTGCTCTTAGAGGTGGCAAGGGTCATGTCTGGGGCACGGTAGCAGGAGCCGTCATCCTCGAACTCATAGCCAACCTCATGGTGCTCTCGGATTTCGTCTCCGAATATCTCGTCGCCGGCGTTCAGGGCGTCATCATCATCATCGCCATGCTCATTCAGAGGTTCTCGAAGTAA
- a CDS encoding DJ-1/PfpI family protein yields the protein MPGKKILMLTGEFTEEYEIYVYQQAMEAVGHTIHVICPDKKAGDLIKTSLHDFEGDQTYTEKLGHFFTINKTFSEAEAQLDQYHAVYCAGGRGPEYIRTDKRVQAIVRHFHEKQKPIFTICHGVQILIAVDGVVRGKKVGALGAFEPEVTLAGGTYIDLSPTEAYVDGTMVSAKGWTALAAFIRECLKVLGTEIRHSDDIANAA from the coding sequence ATGCCTGGTAAGAAGATACTGATGCTGACCGGTGAGTTTACCGAGGAATACGAAATCTATGTCTATCAGCAGGCGATGGAGGCAGTCGGCCATACCATCCACGTGATCTGCCCCGACAAGAAGGCTGGCGATCTGATCAAGACCTCGCTCCACGATTTCGAAGGCGATCAAACGTATACGGAGAAGCTCGGGCACTTCTTCACGATCAACAAGACCTTCTCGGAGGCCGAGGCGCAGCTCGATCAATATCATGCAGTCTACTGCGCAGGCGGTCGCGGCCCTGAATATATCCGCACCGATAAACGCGTTCAGGCAATCGTGCGGCATTTTCACGAGAAGCAGAAGCCGATCTTTACGATTTGCCACGGCGTCCAGATTCTGATTGCCGTTGACGGTGTGGTTCGCGGCAAAAAAGTGGGTGCTCTGGGGGCTTTCGAGCCGGAAGTTACGCTTGCAGGGGGCACGTATATCGATCTGTCGCCGACAGAAGCCTATGTCGATGGCACCATGGTATCTGCGAAGGGATGGACCGCACTTGCAGCATTCATCCGCGAATGCCTGAAGGTGCTGGGCACGGAAATCCGTCACAGCGATGATATCGCCAACGCTGCCTGA
- a CDS encoding DUF1989 domain-containing protein: MRDLHPGMSGVRPVSASIIRYPGISTLPEGVERYRCKGGGSLVVRVEAGDHVTLIDSEGGQACELSFLDENGRCQSAGLGAAFTGSADGLKAILSSGDEGAARTRTALQRRGADLATAGAIRIFSEASTPGSKAEFVITMKGLLIAAAPAAAMSPDAQDTATPIEIRIRRSSLIRDYAAALPEPMADPIEDIRIRAATASAYFVRAGEFIQIIDVYGRQCTDFQAFAARKVDKGLDLALDSTVTRTLLGRSYPAPGLPSKAFDRDFEPLVEIVQDTVGRHDAFATACNSRYYDDMGYPGHVNCTDNFNAALAPYGIPGRKGWEALNYFYNTNIDHNNQLYLDEPWSRPGDYVLMRALTDLVCVSSSCPDDIDAANGWDPTDIHVRTFSGKEKFSRAVAYRMTPDADAELTRETAFHPRLAALTRDYTEYRGYWLPNRFSSEGPVEEYWACRERAAVIDLSPLRKFEVTGPDAEELLQYCLTRDVRKLSTGQVVYSAMCYEHGGMIDDGTLFRLGDKNFRWIGGDDYSGIWLREQAEKKGFKAWVRSSTDQMHNIALQGPKSRDILKEIIWTAPRQPDIGELEWFRFTVGRIGGFEGAPVVVSRTGYTGELGYEIFCHPKDALSVFDAVWKAGEPYGLKPMGLEALDMVRIEAGLVFAHHEFDDQTDPFEAGIGFTVPLKSKQDDFIGREALLRRKEHPRQLMVGLDVRANEAVGHGDCIHLGRAQIGVVTSATRSPILGKTIALARVDVIHAAVGTEVEIGKLDGQQKRLPGVVVPLSHYDPQKTRPRS, encoded by the coding sequence ATGCGAGATCTCCATCCCGGGATGTCAGGGGTGCGACCGGTGTCAGCAAGCATCATCCGCTATCCCGGTATCTCCACGCTGCCCGAGGGTGTCGAGCGTTACCGCTGCAAGGGCGGCGGATCCCTTGTTGTTCGTGTCGAGGCCGGCGACCACGTTACCCTGATCGACAGCGAGGGAGGACAGGCTTGCGAGCTTTCCTTCCTCGACGAAAACGGCCGGTGTCAATCGGCCGGCCTCGGTGCAGCCTTCACCGGCTCGGCCGACGGGCTGAAGGCCATTCTCTCTTCGGGCGATGAGGGCGCCGCCCGGACGCGGACGGCGCTTCAGCGACGCGGAGCTGATCTCGCCACGGCAGGTGCAATCCGCATTTTCAGCGAAGCTTCCACTCCCGGCAGCAAGGCTGAATTTGTGATCACGATGAAGGGGCTGCTGATTGCCGCCGCACCCGCAGCAGCGATGTCGCCTGACGCGCAGGACACGGCAACACCGATCGAGATCCGTATCCGGCGCAGCAGCCTGATCCGCGACTACGCCGCGGCCCTCCCCGAGCCGATGGCCGATCCGATCGAAGATATCCGGATCAGGGCGGCGACCGCCTCGGCCTATTTCGTCCGTGCCGGAGAGTTCATCCAGATCATCGACGTCTACGGCCGGCAGTGCACCGATTTCCAGGCCTTTGCCGCCCGCAAGGTCGACAAGGGCCTCGATCTCGCGCTGGATTCCACCGTCACCCGCACCCTGCTTGGCCGCAGCTATCCCGCCCCCGGCCTGCCGTCCAAAGCGTTCGACCGCGACTTCGAGCCGCTGGTGGAGATCGTCCAGGACACGGTTGGCCGCCATGACGCATTCGCGACCGCCTGCAACTCGCGCTACTACGACGACATGGGTTATCCCGGCCATGTCAATTGCACCGACAATTTCAATGCGGCGCTCGCGCCTTACGGCATACCCGGCCGCAAGGGCTGGGAGGCGCTCAACTATTTCTACAATACGAATATCGACCACAACAACCAGCTCTACCTCGACGAGCCATGGTCTCGGCCGGGCGATTATGTCCTGATGCGGGCGTTGACCGATCTCGTCTGCGTCTCCTCCTCCTGCCCCGACGATATCGATGCGGCCAATGGCTGGGACCCGACCGACATCCATGTCCGCACCTTCTCCGGAAAAGAAAAATTCTCAAGAGCGGTAGCCTATCGCATGACCCCTGACGCCGATGCAGAACTGACGCGGGAAACCGCCTTCCACCCTCGCCTTGCGGCACTGACGCGGGATTACACCGAATATCGCGGCTACTGGCTGCCGAACCGATTTTCCTCTGAAGGTCCAGTCGAAGAATATTGGGCCTGCCGTGAAAGAGCTGCTGTCATCGACCTGTCGCCGTTGCGCAAGTTCGAGGTCACAGGCCCGGATGCCGAGGAATTGCTGCAATACTGCCTGACGCGCGACGTGCGCAAGCTGTCGACCGGACAGGTCGTCTATTCCGCCATGTGCTACGAGCACGGCGGCATGATCGACGACGGCACGCTCTTTCGCCTCGGCGACAAGAACTTCCGCTGGATCGGCGGCGACGACTATAGCGGCATATGGCTGCGCGAACAGGCCGAGAAGAAGGGCTTCAAGGCCTGGGTCCGCTCCTCGACAGACCAGATGCACAATATCGCGCTGCAGGGACCAAAGAGCCGCGACATTCTCAAGGAAATCATCTGGACGGCGCCACGCCAGCCCGATATCGGCGAGCTTGAATGGTTCCGCTTCACCGTCGGGCGCATCGGCGGCTTCGAAGGTGCCCCGGTCGTCGTCTCGCGCACCGGCTATACCGGCGAACTCGGCTACGAGATCTTCTGTCATCCGAAGGATGCGTTGAGCGTCTTCGATGCCGTCTGGAAGGCCGGCGAGCCTTATGGGCTGAAGCCGATGGGGCTTGAAGCGCTCGACATGGTCCGCATCGAGGCGGGCCTCGTCTTCGCCCATCACGAATTCGACGATCAGACCGATCCGTTCGAGGCCGGCATCGGCTTCACCGTGCCACTGAAATCCAAGCAGGACGATTTCATCGGCCGCGAGGCGCTCCTGCGGCGCAAGGAGCATCCGCGCCAACTGATGGTCGGCCTGGACGTGCGGGCGAACGAAGCTGTCGGCCACGGCGACTGCATCCATCTTGGCCGCGCCCAGATCGGCGTCGTTACCAGCGCGACGCGCTCTCCGATCCTCGGCAAGACGATCGCACTCGCCCGCGTCGATGTGATCCATGCAGCCGTCGGCACCGAGGTCGAGATCGGCAAGCTCGACGGCCAGCAGAAGCGCCTGCCGGGGGTCGTAGTGCCGTTGTCGCACTACGACCCGCAGAAGACCCGGCCGCGTTCGTAA